The following proteins are co-located in the Ailuropoda melanoleuca isolate Jingjing chromosome 13, ASM200744v2, whole genome shotgun sequence genome:
- the P4HB gene encoding protein disulfide-isomerase, with product MLRRALLCLALAALTRAGAAAPEEEDHVLVLHKGNFEEALAAHKYLLVEFYAPWCGHCKALAPEYAKAAGKLKAEGSEIRLAKVDATEESDLAQQYGVRGYPTIKFFKNGDTAAPREYTAGREAEDIVNWLKKRTGPAATTLSDGAAAEALLESSEVTVIGFFKDVESDFAKQFLLAAEAIDDIPFGITSNSDVFSKYQLDKDGVVLFKKFDEGRNNFEGDVTKDKLLDFIKHNQLPLVIEFTEQTAPKIFGGEIKTHILLFLPKSVSDYDGKLSNFKKAAERFKGKILFIFIDSDHTDNQRILEFFGLKKEECPAVRLITLEEEMTKYKPESDELTAEKIEEFCHRFLEGKIKPHLMSQELPEDWDKQPVKVLVGKNFEEVAFDEKKNVFVEFYAPWCGHCKQLAPIWDKLGETYKDHENIVIAKMDSTANEVEAVKVHSFPTLKFFPASADRTVIDYNGERTLDGFKKFLESGGQDGAGDDDDLEDLEEAEEPDLEEEDGQRAARDEL from the exons ATGCTGCGCCGCGCTCTACTCTGCCTGGCCCTAGCCGCGTTGACGCGCGCGGGCGCCGCCGCCCCGGAGGAGGAGGACCACGTCTTGGTGCTCCACAAGGGCAACTTCGAGGAGGCGCTGGCGGCCCACAAGTACCTGCTGGTGGAGTTCT ATGCCCCTTGGTGTGGCCACTGCAAGGCTCTGGCCCCCGAGTACGCCAAAGCCGCTGGGAAACTGAAGGCGGAGGGTTCGGAGATCAGGCTGGCAAAGGTCGATGCCACGGAAGAGTCCGACCTAGCCCAGCAGTACGGTGTTCGTGGCTACCCTACGATCAAGTTCTTCAAGAATGGAGACACAGCTGCTCCCAGGGAGTACACAG CTGGCAGAGAAGCTGAGGACATCGTGAACTGGCTGAAGAAGCGCACAGGCCCTGCTGCCACCACGCTGTCCGACGGGGCCGCCGCGGAGGCCTTGCTGGAGTCCAGCGAGGTGACCGTCATTGGCTTCTTCAAG GACGTGGAGTCGGACTTTGCCAAGCAGTTCTTGCTGGCAGCAGAGGCCATTGATGACATACCTTTTGGGATCACATCCAACAGTGATGTGTTCTCCAAATACCAGCTGGACAAGGACGGGGTTGTGCTCTTCAAGAAG TTTGACGAAGGCCGCAACAATTTCGAGGGGGACGTCACCAAGGACAAGTTGTTGGACTTCATCAAGCACAACCAGCTGCCGCTGGTCATCGAGTTCACGGAGCAG ACAGCCCCAAAGATCTTCGGAGGTGAAATCAAGACCCACATCCTGCTGTTCCTGCCCAAGAGCGTGTCTGACTACGACGGCAAACTGAGCAACTTCAAGAAGGCCGCTGAGCGCTTCAAGGGGAAG atCCTGTTCATCTTCATCGACAGTGACCACACTGACAACCAGCGTATCCTCGAGTTCTTTGGCCTCAAGAAGGAGGAATGCCCCGCCGTGCGCCTCATTACCCTGGAGGAGGAGATGACCAAGTACAAGCCCGAGTCGGACGAGCTGACGGCAGAGAAGATCGAGGAGTTCTGCCACCGCTTCCTGGAGGGCAAGATCAAG CCACACCTCATGAGCCAGGAGCTGCCTGAAGACTGGGACAAGCAGCCTGTCAAGGTGCTGGTCGGGAAAAACTTTGAAGAAGTTGCCTTTGACGAGAAAAAGAACGTCTTTGTGGAATTCT ATGCCCCGTGGTGTGGGCACTGCAAACAGCTGGCTCCCATTTGGGATAAGTTGGGAGAGACGTACAAGGACCATGAAAACATCGTCATCGCCAAGATGGACTCGACGGCCAACGAGGTGGAGGCCGTGAAAGTGCACAGCTTCCCCACGCTGAAGTTCTTCCCAGCCAGTGCGGACAGGACG GTCATTGATTACAACGGGGAACGGACATTAGACGGTTTTAAGAAATTCTTGGAGAGCGGTGGCCAGGACGGGGCCGGGGACGATGAC gaTCTGGAAGATCTGGAAGAAGCGGAAGAGCCTgacctggaggaggaggacggtCAGAGAGCTGCGAGAGATGAGCTGTGA
- the ARHGDIA gene encoding rho GDP-dissociation inhibitor 1 — MAEQEPTAEQLAQIAAENEEDEHSVNYKPPAQKSIQEIQELDKDDESLRKYKEALLGRVTVSADPNVPNVVVTRLTLVCSTAPGPLELDLTGDLESFKKQSFVLKEGVEYRIKISFRVNREIVSGMKYIQHTYRKGVKIDKTDYMVGSYGPRAEEYEFLTPTEEAPKGMLARGSYNIKSRFTDDDKTDHLSWEWNLTIKKEWKD; from the exons ATGGCTGAGCAGGAGCCCACAGCTGAGCAGCTGGCACAGATCGCGGCCGAGAACGAGGAGGATGAACACTCGGTCAACTATAAGCCCCCCGCCCAGAAGAGCATCCAGGAGATCCAGGAGCTGGACAAGGATGATGAGAGTCTGCGCAAGTACAAGGAGGCCCTGTTGGGCCGTGTAACTGTGTCTGCTG ACCCCAACGTCCCCAATGTTGTTGTGACCCGCCTGACCCTGGTGTGTAGCACGGCCCCGGGCCCCCTGGAGCTGGACCTGACAG GTGACCTGGAGAGCTTCAAGAAGCAGTCCTTTGTGCTGAAGGAGGGCGTGGAGTACCGGATAAAAATCTCTTTCCGA GTGAACCGGGAGATTGTGTCTGGCATGAAGTATATTCAGCACACGTATCGGAAGGGCGTCAAGA TTGACAAGACCGACTACATGGTGGGCAGCTATGGGCCCCGGGCAGAGGAGTACGAGTTTCTGACCCCCACGGAGGAGGCGCCCAAGGGTATGTTGGCTCGTGGCAGCTACAACATCAAGTCCCGGTTCACAGACGACGACAAGACTGACCACCTGTCCTGGGAGTGGAACCTTACCATCAAAAAGGAATGGAAGGACTGA